ACCGCTGGGTCTGACATGGAGGGCTACTTCTGCACCGCTCCCTATCTCGCCGCTTTATATGGCATCTCGTTGGAGGAGGCCGAAGACTGGCGCAGCGAGGCCGCCCAGTCCGTCGAGAAAGCACGCGATACCTTCCTCTCTAAGCGTCAAATGATCGTTCGGGCTGTGTGGCCGAATGGGGGCTCGCCCGATGCCGAGGCAATGTGGGATGCGGCGGGCGGCAAGGCTCCCTCCACTGTAAAGGGGAAGAAGCTCCATGCGGCGCTGAAGGTCGTCGCGAAGAGGCGCGGTAAGGACGACAAGCTTCTCAACACCTTCACGATCCCAGCGAATTACATCGTGGCAGAAGATCTGAAGACCACGATCGAGGCGGCCTTGACCACGAGTTAGGCGACAAGAGCCCACGGTCGCGCAATATCGGCGCCTGGACCGAGAGCAACGACCTGGCGAACAGCCGAGCGATGGATCCGGCATGGCTCACCCCGAGCCGGCTGCGAAGCGGTCTTCATTGGTTGGGCGCGAACGGCTGCTTTCAAGTGGGCAGTTCGTGCGCCCGAATGGCGAATGTGGGTCGATTCGGGCCAATGCCGGTCCTCGCCTGAAAGTCGACTTTCCTCTGTGCGGGACCCGTAACCCGTCATTCCGCAATCGGCCCATTCCGGACCCAAAACAGCCTGGCGGCTCTGCACCCAATACCGCCATCGAAGCCTTGATATTGGTTGATTTCAGTTGCCGGGCCGATGGATTATCGCATGCCAACAGGCGGCAGCAGGTAAACGCTGTGGGACCGGCATTGTTGTTGTGACGCAGACTGGGCCCGATGTTTGTGGGCATGAGCGACGTCAGTATTTCTGAGATTTTTGAAGCGGATCGGGTTGAGGCGATAGGAGCGGCTCGTACGAGTGCTCATACGAGTGCTTCGAAGGAGCGGGTTGAGGTGATCACGCGCGGGGCGCGCCGGCGGTGGTCGAGGTCGGTGAAGCGGGCGATTGTGGAGGCGAGCCTGGCGCCCGGCGTGATGGTTTCGGCACTGTGCCGTCAGCACGAGATCAGCAGCGGGCAACTGAGCACGTGGCGGCGACAATAT
This genomic interval from Acidiphilium multivorum AIU301 contains the following:
- the tnpA gene encoding IS66-like element accessory protein TnpA: MSDVSISEIFEADRVEAIGAARTSAHTSASKERVEVITRGARRRWSRSVKRAIVEASLAPGVMVSALCRQHEISSGQLSTWRRQYRDGDLAEAAPLVPGFARAVVSGTAPALGLASAPTAMETIEITLPDGVGLRVGAGVSQAALSRVLAALRDA